One genomic segment of Gemmatimonadales bacterium includes these proteins:
- the mrdA gene encoding penicillin-binding protein 2: protein MSTRQAFHPFLLVQRGDAATRALLVVFGLLALQFFRLQIVQHTQYDLKSESNRLRPVPLAAPRGLILDRRGRIIAENVPGYSVLLLAANEDSLKAMLGRLQPLTALDSEQTRRVLSRFRSAPYEPTLVVKDAPFDLVSTLEERRAMLPGLVIQTEPKRAYPDSTAVAHLVGFVGEVTEQELGTTQFLNRRPGAIVGKAGLEREYEDSLTGADGVRFVEVDALGRVVRDEGAASLPTVAGHVVRTTIDLDLQRYLASIWPPARRGAILAMDPRTGAILALYSSPPYDPNAFVGGINRDAWRALNEDPARPLLNRAISTRYPPASTFKLAIATMALRHNLVRFDSHMPQPCRGGMQFGNRFFKCWKKEGHGSLTLEQAIASSCDVYFYQLGLRLGVANLVDDGNLLGFRSATGVDLPGEVRSWFPASTAYFDQLYGRGRWTNTVAISLFVGQGENAQTLINMVRFYAALANGGHVPIPHVVTPRGASPPDVPLADTTFLGIRRALIAVVERGTARGARLDRIQMAGKTGTAQNPHGLDHGWFIGFAPADNPAIVVGGIMEFAEHGTTVAPYVARAIERFLLGPDSGRAGSVETEIVPLIIPEDSAPRSLPMDSLPAGTAPATPRPRVRPRPRTR, encoded by the coding sequence GTGAGCACCCGTCAGGCGTTCCATCCGTTCCTGCTGGTGCAGCGCGGCGACGCCGCAACGCGCGCGCTGCTCGTGGTGTTCGGCCTCCTCGCCCTGCAGTTCTTCCGCCTCCAGATCGTGCAGCACACGCAGTACGACCTGAAGTCAGAGTCCAACCGGCTGCGGCCGGTGCCGCTCGCGGCGCCTCGCGGCCTCATCCTGGACCGGCGCGGCCGGATCATCGCGGAGAACGTTCCCGGTTATTCGGTGCTGCTGCTGGCAGCCAACGAGGATTCGCTGAAGGCCATGCTGGGCCGGCTCCAGCCGCTCACGGCGCTCGACTCGGAGCAGACGCGGCGGGTCCTCTCCCGTTTCCGCTCCGCGCCCTACGAGCCGACGCTGGTAGTGAAGGACGCTCCGTTCGACCTCGTCTCGACGCTCGAGGAGCGGCGCGCGATGTTGCCTGGGCTGGTGATCCAGACGGAGCCCAAGCGCGCGTACCCCGACAGCACGGCCGTGGCGCACCTGGTCGGTTTCGTCGGCGAGGTGACCGAGCAGGAACTGGGCACGACGCAGTTCCTGAACCGCCGGCCGGGAGCGATCGTCGGGAAGGCGGGCCTGGAACGGGAGTACGAGGACTCACTGACCGGAGCGGACGGCGTGCGCTTCGTGGAGGTCGACGCGCTCGGCCGGGTGGTGCGCGACGAGGGCGCCGCATCGTTGCCGACCGTGGCCGGACACGTGGTCCGCACCACGATCGATCTCGACCTCCAACGCTACCTGGCGTCCATCTGGCCGCCGGCCCGCCGCGGCGCGATCCTGGCCATGGACCCGCGCACGGGTGCCATCCTCGCGCTCTATTCTTCTCCTCCGTACGACCCCAACGCGTTCGTGGGCGGGATCAACCGTGACGCCTGGCGCGCGCTCAACGAGGACCCCGCCCGGCCGCTGCTCAACCGCGCCATCTCGACGCGCTATCCGCCCGCCTCGACCTTCAAGCTGGCCATCGCCACGATGGCGCTGCGCCACAATCTGGTGCGGTTCGATTCGCACATGCCGCAGCCCTGCCGGGGCGGGATGCAGTTCGGCAACCGGTTCTTCAAGTGCTGGAAGAAGGAAGGGCACGGTTCGCTGACGCTCGAGCAGGCCATCGCCTCTTCGTGCGACGTCTACTTCTACCAGCTTGGCCTGCGTCTGGGCGTGGCGAACCTGGTGGATGACGGCAACCTCCTCGGCTTCCGATCGGCGACCGGCGTGGACCTCCCCGGCGAAGTGCGATCCTGGTTCCCGGCCTCGACGGCTTATTTCGACCAGCTCTACGGGCGCGGCCGATGGACGAACACGGTCGCGATCAGCCTCTTCGTCGGCCAGGGCGAGAACGCCCAGACGCTCATCAACATGGTCCGCTTCTACGCCGCACTCGCCAACGGCGGCCATGTCCCGATTCCGCACGTCGTGACGCCGCGCGGGGCCTCACCGCCGGACGTCCCGCTCGCCGACACGACGTTCCTCGGCATCAGGCGCGCGCTCATCGCCGTGGTGGAGCGGGGCACCGCCCGCGGCGCTCGGCTCGACCGCATCCAGATGGCGGGCAAGACCGGCACCGCGCAGAACCCGCACGGGCTCGACCACGGCTGGTTCATAGGATTCGCTCCCGCGGACAACCCGGCCATCGTGGTGGGCGGGATCATGGAGTTCGCCGAGCACGGGACCACCGTTGCGCCGTACGTGGCGCGAGCGATCGAGCGCTTTCTGCTCGGACCTGACTCCGGGCGCGCCGGGAGCGTCGAAACGGAGATCGTGCCATTGATCATTCCGGAGGATTCGGCGCCGCGGTCGCTGCCGATGGACTCGCTGCCGGCAGGCACGGCGCCGGCCACACCGAGACCGCGGGTCCGGCCGCGGCCGAGGACGCGATGA
- a CDS encoding Mur ligase family protein, producing the protein MLQTDPVASGPSRLDRRTSLLTVRTFDDACRFLFPRTRGIKWGIETTEALLGALGHPERHFTSVHVGGTNGKGSTCAMLASVMRAAGFRVGLYTSPHLVSFRERVVVDGVAISESAVAAWVGRLEEVAIEREASFFEITTAAAFADLAARGAEIAIIEVGLGGRLDSTNVLTPVACGVTRIALEHTDYLGPDLAGIAREKAGIAKPGVPFVTTEPDDGVAAVLEAEARSRGAPFERVPVARGAGFALGLAGPHQVANAALVVRLAELLPPRFGVNEAAVRSGLRDARLPGRFDRRGRWLFDVAHNPDGIRSLVSALRVTSVPRPVVAVVSILRDKAWREMLELLAPAVDAMMLTRAPSAPADRVWSLEEAEAWARSAGLPVSAESDFDQALALAGRGAATALVTGSFHTVGDAMARLPGVAPLG; encoded by the coding sequence GTGCTCCAGACTGATCCGGTTGCTTCAGGGCCATCCCGCCTCGACCGGAGAACTAGCCTCCTGACGGTTCGCACCTTCGACGACGCCTGTCGCTTCCTCTTTCCCAGAACTAGAGGTATCAAGTGGGGCATCGAGACGACCGAGGCGCTCCTGGGCGCGCTCGGGCATCCCGAGCGCCATTTCACCTCGGTCCACGTCGGCGGGACGAACGGGAAGGGCAGCACCTGCGCCATGCTGGCGTCGGTCATGCGCGCCGCCGGCTTCCGGGTAGGGCTCTACACGTCGCCGCACCTCGTGTCGTTCCGCGAGCGGGTGGTGGTGGACGGCGTCGCGATCAGCGAGTCCGCGGTTGCCGCCTGGGTGGGGCGGCTGGAGGAGGTCGCGATCGAACGTGAGGCGTCGTTCTTCGAGATAACGACTGCGGCGGCCTTCGCGGACCTCGCGGCACGCGGGGCGGAGATCGCGATCATCGAGGTAGGGCTGGGAGGCCGGCTGGATTCCACCAACGTGTTGACGCCGGTGGCGTGCGGCGTGACGCGGATCGCGCTCGAGCACACGGATTACCTGGGGCCGGACCTGGCCGGCATCGCCCGGGAGAAGGCCGGCATCGCCAAGCCCGGGGTGCCGTTCGTGACCACGGAGCCGGACGACGGGGTGGCCGCGGTGCTGGAGGCGGAGGCGAGATCGCGCGGGGCGCCGTTCGAGCGGGTGCCTGTGGCGCGTGGTGCAGGGTTTGCGCTGGGCCTGGCGGGGCCGCACCAGGTGGCCAACGCCGCCTTGGTGGTGCGCCTGGCCGAGCTGCTGCCGCCCCGGTTCGGGGTGAATGAGGCGGCAGTGCGCTCGGGTCTCCGGGACGCGCGCCTTCCGGGCCGGTTCGACCGGCGGGGCCGCTGGCTGTTCGACGTGGCCCACAACCCGGACGGGATCCGGTCTCTGGTCTCGGCGCTGCGTGTCACCAGCGTGCCTCGGCCGGTGGTGGCGGTGGTTTCCATCCTAAGGGACAAGGCGTGGCGGGAAATGCTGGAGCTGCTCGCTCCCGCAGTGGATGCGATGATGCTCACCCGCGCCCCCAGCGCGCCGGCCGACCGGGTGTGGTCGCTGGAGGAGGCCGAGGCGTGGGCGCGCTCGGCTGGGTTACCGGTGAGCGCCGAGTCGGATTTCGACCAGGCTCTCGCGCTCGCGGGGCGGGGAGCCGCGACCGCGCTCGTGACCGGGTCGTTTCACACCGTCGGCGACGCCATGGCTCGCTTGCCCGGCGTCGCGCCGCTCGGCTAG
- the rodA gene encoding rod shape-determining protein RodA, translated as MKAIAKLDPPLALVTFALTVFGLAILYSAGQTDVLTSVAGIWKKQLLFLGLGVACAVLVTRFSPRFLEWVAPACYAASLLVLFLTLIIGTGGTGTAASSRSWITIAGVRLGQPAEFAKLATILMLARYLSAQRAPAATMRELILPCAIAVAPAALVALQPDLGSAIVFAGILFTMLFWAGVRLPFLVLLASPMLSLILAFSAWSWGGWILLLGVLLVVWRPFVWEGLAVLGANLAMGVIALPLWQRLASYQQHRLISFLNPEADPRATGWHIIQSKIAIGSGGWLGNGFTLGSQKRLAFLPARHTDFIFSVVGEELGFIGVIVALAMFMALLAILIRVARRCPDAFGSLVAFGIMGVFFTHIFENVGMTANVMPITGIPLPFFSYGGSFLLTCFLGIGLAMRLAQEGRELGYREL; from the coding sequence ATGAAGGCGATCGCGAAGCTGGACCCGCCGCTGGCGCTCGTCACGTTCGCCCTCACTGTGTTTGGCCTGGCGATCCTGTACTCGGCGGGGCAAACGGACGTGCTCACCTCGGTCGCCGGCATCTGGAAGAAACAGCTGCTCTTCCTTGGCCTCGGCGTGGCGTGCGCGGTCCTCGTCACGCGCTTTTCGCCACGGTTCCTCGAATGGGTCGCGCCCGCCTGCTACGCGGCGAGCCTGCTCGTCCTGTTCCTGACCCTCATCATCGGGACGGGCGGCACCGGGACGGCCGCCTCGTCCAGGTCGTGGATCACGATCGCCGGCGTGCGCCTCGGCCAACCGGCGGAGTTCGCCAAGCTGGCCACCATACTTATGCTCGCCCGATACCTCTCGGCCCAGCGGGCACCCGCGGCAACGATGCGTGAGCTGATTCTGCCCTGCGCGATCGCTGTCGCGCCCGCGGCGCTGGTGGCCCTCCAGCCGGACCTCGGGAGCGCGATAGTCTTCGCGGGTATCCTCTTCACCATGCTCTTCTGGGCGGGGGTGCGCCTCCCGTTCCTGGTGCTGCTCGCCTCTCCGATGCTCTCGCTCATCCTTGCCTTCTCGGCCTGGTCTTGGGGAGGATGGATCCTGCTCCTCGGCGTGCTGCTGGTGGTCTGGCGGCCGTTCGTCTGGGAAGGGCTGGCGGTGCTGGGCGCCAACCTGGCCATGGGCGTCATCGCGCTTCCGCTCTGGCAAAGGCTGGCCTCGTACCAGCAGCACCGCCTGATCTCGTTCCTCAATCCCGAGGCGGATCCGCGCGCGACCGGCTGGCACATCATCCAGTCCAAGATCGCTATCGGGAGCGGGGGGTGGCTCGGGAATGGCTTCACGCTGGGCTCCCAGAAGCGGCTCGCCTTCCTGCCGGCGCGGCACACCGACTTCATCTTCTCGGTCGTGGGTGAGGAGCTGGGCTTCATCGGAGTGATAGTGGCCCTCGCCATGTTCATGGCGCTCCTGGCGATACTGATCCGCGTCGCCCGCCGCTGCCCGGACGCGTTCGGCAGCCTCGTTGCCTTCGGGATCATGGGAGTGTTCTTCACCCACATCTTCGAGAACGTCGGCATGACCGCGAATGTGATGCCCATCACAGGTATCCCGCTGCCGTTCTTTTCGTACGGCGGGTCGTTCCTCCTGACCTGTTTTCTCGGGATCGGGCTTGCCATGCGGCTCGCACAGGAGGGGCGCGAGCTAGGCTATCGCGAGCTGTAG
- the accD gene encoding acetyl-CoA carboxylase, carboxyltransferase subunit beta: MAWFRKDRRPRTSQRERLEIPADVWEKCEECGHVDARENFARSLEVCPSCGHHRRIEAADYVALLTDDDSWTPLDEALRSVDALRFENYRERLAAAVKKASPADAIHTGTAVQDGLEIHLAVMDFKFMGGSMGSVVGEKIARLARRSLEGKVPLIIVSASGGARMQEGVLSLMQLAKTSVVIAQLKEHGIPFLSILTNPTTGGVSASYAMQGDVIIAEPGAVVGFAGPRVIKQTIGQDLPDGFQTAEFLLEHGMIDAVVPRSRLASTCSRLIRLLQGHPASTGELAS; the protein is encoded by the coding sequence ATGGCCTGGTTCCGCAAGGATCGGCGGCCTCGTACGTCTCAGCGCGAACGGCTGGAGATCCCGGCCGACGTCTGGGAGAAGTGCGAGGAGTGCGGGCATGTCGACGCCCGCGAGAATTTCGCCCGGTCGCTGGAGGTGTGCCCGAGCTGCGGGCACCACCGGCGTATCGAGGCGGCCGACTACGTCGCGCTCCTGACCGACGACGACAGCTGGACGCCGCTCGACGAGGCTCTCCGGTCGGTGGACGCCCTGCGGTTCGAGAACTACCGGGAACGGCTCGCGGCGGCGGTCAAGAAGGCGAGTCCGGCCGACGCCATCCACACCGGCACCGCGGTGCAGGACGGGCTGGAGATCCATCTCGCCGTTATGGACTTCAAGTTCATGGGCGGCTCGATGGGATCGGTGGTGGGCGAGAAGATCGCGCGGCTGGCTCGGCGGTCGCTCGAGGGCAAGGTCCCGCTCATCATCGTCTCGGCTTCGGGAGGCGCCCGGATGCAGGAGGGCGTGCTCTCGCTGATGCAGCTGGCGAAGACATCAGTGGTCATCGCGCAGCTCAAGGAACACGGGATCCCCTTCCTCTCGATCCTCACGAACCCTACGACGGGCGGCGTTTCGGCCTCCTACGCCATGCAGGGGGACGTGATCATCGCGGAGCCCGGAGCGGTGGTCGGTTTTGCGGGGCCGCGCGTGATCAAGCAGACGATCGGGCAGGACCTTCCCGACGGGTTCCAGACCGCGGAGTTCCTGCTCGAGCACGGGATGATCGACGCGGTGGTTCCTCGCAGCCGGCTCGCGTCGACGTGCTCCAGACTGATCCGGTTGCTTCAGGGCCATCCCGCCTCGACCGGAGAACTAGCCTCCTGA